TGTTCTGTTTCCAATTCAGCAAAGGACATAAgaacgtgcttaactttaagtatgtgattaATCCAATTGAAGTCATGTACATTATTTGGTACATCAGGGCCAGAGTGTTTAGCACTTTGTGGATCACAGCCCCAagcttagggtctgatccaaagccaactgaagtcaatgggagtctttcttgGCTTGAAGGAGCTTAGGATCAAGCACTTTTAATTGTAAAATCCTTGGAGCAAGGATTGTGggttcctatgtgtttgtacagcacctaacacagagAGCCATGATTGTGGCCACTACCACAACACAATTATCAATAATATGGAATTATGAAGTTACTATTTTCCTTTCCCCCATTATAACCTGGCATAGGTAAACCTGGTGTATCTAATTTTTAATCCACTGGAGCATCATGGTTTCGAGTGTTTCAGTCAAACACAGTTGGGTTTGTGTTCCTTTAATGGagacagcagaataaagacacaGGAGATGGGTGAGAAAAATttcaattaaagaaaaaaaagtaacgGCATATAAGCATTAGACACAGCTTGGGCCAGCTGAAGGGTGGAAAGTACTTATACATATCCCTAATACACAGGGCAAGGTACCCTCAACTAGAAATATGCTTTTAAACTTCACTCAGCCTTGGGGATAGAAAAGAGCATTGTAAACTacaggaaaaatatttctcattgaactacattttaaaaaccttccgaGTACTCTGAGATGTTAGTAACACCAGCCTCTCCAGGAAGATCCCCAGCCCTAATGAGTGGTTCTTTAATCCATCATAACAAAATCCAGTGCCTGGGAGCTGATGCAAGCAAAATTCAAACTAGAattaagatgcacatttttaagcagtgaggataattagccattggaacagatTACCAAGGGATATTAAATTCTCCATCACTCCGAGTGTTATGGGGTCCACTTACCATATGGGGTGTTACCTGCTGGCAGCTCTGGGGATTAGTTCTTGCCAGGCACTGTGCtcctctggtgggtgtctctgcgTGTTGGCTCTTTCACCCTGAGGCTCCTTTCACTCCTGCTGCTTCTGTTCGTGGCTTGGTTCTCCGGCCAAGTCACTAAGGTTCTtcccagggctgtccttaggcatgggtggcatgtttgtagaaattttggtggtgccctgaacccgcccctgcccaaactccgccccacccccaaactccaccccccacctgcccaaggctctgggtgggagtttgggtgagggaggaggtctggggtgcagaccctaggctggggcaggggattgggatgcaggatgcaggctctgggagggagttagccTCACTGgaggtgagggatggggctgcctccttgcatggggcaggaggggtgacTGCGGGCAGAAGGGGGCCCCCCTGTGCTGCTTAAGGGTcctgccggaaaagggaagggtttgagggggcagggcaggctcagagtcagtctgtcctagaggcactaggaccctgcagcagtAGTTGCTGGGAGGCAACATGGAGCTGCTCAGGGAAGAGCCAGTCAGTGATTCTCTGCTCCTGGGCCCGGGAAAGacgagctggggggcagggcccgggggcaGCAAGTCAGGGCCGCGGAACACTCGGGGGAGgcgtgaggggggggggggcgcaggtggGGGTGGGCACCCGGCTCCACATATTGCAGGAGCTGGGTCCCTggttctgaatattgctggtgcccgagcACCACATGGGTATGGAACTTGCCGCCTATGTGTATATGCAGCATAcgcggctgcgtagggcacccaaaAACTGGGACAGCAGGTAAGAGTGGGTTGGCTCCCGCACACCCAGCACgcactgcagtctccttaggcaggggccgTATTCACAGAGCCACATGCACCAGCACAGTgcattctgcatgagggagagggtacgggggtctctgcagggaactgtgactctccatCGCCGTGAGGCAGGCCGGGCGGCTcagtatcctttgctgcctcgtCCCTCCCCCGGGTCGGGCTGCCGCAGCATCTGCTGCATATGAAGCTCGGTGTCTgtcagtttaataatactgcgtagggccccataaatcctaaggaagGCCCTGGTCCTCCCCTTCAAGGGAAACCAAAGTCCTTCCAGACCAGCTGTCCAGCTGGTATCTGCAACACTCCATGTCATCTCCCAGtgcctggtaggggaacccaggcccaccctctacactgggttccagcccagggatctGCTAACAAGCAACAAAGGTCTGCACAGTCCTACCCCTTGCTGCTGTTcccctgggcttctccccacTTACCTGGCTTCCCTCTCCTAGGGGCCTGTCTACTTGGCAAGTTACTGCAGGACAAGCCAGGTGAGAATCTACAGCGTACCACCCTGCCACTCAGTAACGTCCCATGTGAATTCTGCTTCAGTGCAGGGAAAGTTGTGGGACTTCAATGTGCAGCAAGCTGGTGCGCTGTAGATTCAGACCCTGGCTTTCCCCACAGTAACTTGCAATGTAGACAGAATCTTTATCCATCCAGATGACAATACTCAACcttaagtttgaaaaaaaaaaattgagtcctGAAGAAACCAACGCACTTTCTCCAAATGTTTTAATGTTAACTTCAATGCACAGATCCCTGATCATTCACTTACAAAAGTAAGGTATCATCATAGTAAAAAGGCTTATAAAATGAACAATATGATCTGAACAGAAGGAAAGTTCTAGCATATAAAAAGCTCATGCAAAAAGTGTGGGTTGGTATTGTAGAAATAGCAGGATTGCTAGTTAGGTTGAAGTGGTtataaaaaaagaatttgattcTTGATTAAGTTTCAGTAGCAAATTCCCTAGTAAACTGCTAATTTTAGGAGGCGTACACAGAAGCTGATGCTGTTATATAAATTGTATGTAGGATTTAAATTTTAAACCTGAACACAGGTCAGTATAACATCACCCTCTATTTCAAGTCTGTCTATCTGCTGCAGGTTAGGAACTCGATGGTTGTATGCAAACTGGTGTTGTCCATTCACACTCACCGTAAAGCAGTGAGCTTCGCATAAAATCCAGATCTGAAaaccaaaggaggaaaaaaagaatgaagaaATCCCATAAACAGGCATTTAGAAATGAGTGTGAAAAAGCAATAgctaaggaaaaaaatatatagaaggCATAAAATATATGAACTTCTCCCTCTTTTATAAAAATACATTTGCAAAGTTGCACTGGAAAATCATAGCAGTCATCAGTCTAGCGCTACGGGGGCAATGTGACCTGGTAGACTGAGCGTTGGACTGGAGTCAGGGGCTCTGGAGTTCTGCAGCCAGCTCTCACTGGTGTGCTGTGTGGCTGCGGGCAAGTCATTCAATCTCTGTGTTTAAGATTTCCCATCTGTTATGTGGGGTTATCAATATTTTCTGACCTACCCCACAGAGCTGACTGGGCTCCACAGCTCTGAAAATGTCAAACACTAAGTGTTACTACAGTGGGATTTACAATTCTAGTACAGACCAGCGCCCTCTCTGGGAAGCCTGCCTCCAGCAGGAATGTATATGGATGGTAAAGCCTTCATGCACCTAAATGGAGGGAAATTCTATTCGATGCTAGCTGGTCACTGGTTTATTCCCTGAAGCACAAGCATTGATAGTCCTGCTACTGCTATCCTTACTATGAATACTGACCTAAACTTTCAAGAGTGACTAGGGATTTTAGTACCTTGCTTTTTAGGCTGTTAGCTTGAGACACGTTGAAAAgacctaattttcagaaagtgctaagcacttgccctctgaaaaatcaggctcctttaaagGGTCTCAAACTGGACAACCAAGAGTCAATAACTACTTAACAATTTAAGGTGCTATTTCTCTTCCTAAATGTGCCCAAGTGAATGTAAAAGCCTCAAAGGCCAAAAGCAAATGTCCCTGTCAATTAGCACAATGAGTGACCAGTTTAAAATAGTTTTGCTCACTGTGAAGCTCTGCCCAGGGAGGAGAGGCATGCCACCTGGCAAGCCACGTTCCTCTGGCCCCCAGGACTGGTGCAGCTGACTGTTGCGGACAATGGTCTTCTCAGAGAATCTTGGGTTTAGATGGAAGGCAACGTGTTCGCCCCATTTCAGATCGACATGGAATCTAAACCACAACGGACACAAATCACGTGCATGAGACCCCCTCAGTtttaaacaaaccaaccaacattCACTACAGTTTTATCTGGGAAACATAATATGATTAACTAGAAGGTGTGAAGTGCAAAGTGAGTATCAAGCACAATAATACAGTACATGCATTTAAGCCACTTGAATAAAATATGCATCCTTTTATTTTGCAGCTGCAATTTGTGGCTGCTTCAAGTAGTTAATAGTTGGCACCAGTTATAGAGCATTGAGTCACCTACTGTCTTAATTTCAAAGATGGTGCGCAACTGCAGTTCCCCTTCACTTTACATGGAAGTTGTAAGCGGTCCACTCCTCTGAGAATCAGGTAATCAGTTACCTGAATGTGATTACGAGTCAGGCAGTTAAATGTCACCATCTGTGCTTGCAATTCATTATTCTCACAATTAACTGCCGGTGCAAAGTAAAATGCTTGGCTGAGGCCCCCTTAAAAATTCTGACTAACAATTTGACTCATCATTATTGTATTCATTAGGTTAAATTCAACAACGAGCTTGGCTTAATCAAAAGGTTTGAAAGCTTTagagaaaatacatttttatacaaaGTACACTAGCACCTTCAAGTTGCACTATCTTCTCCTGGTAATATACCACTGTCATTTTCAGTATAAAATGCCTTGGCTGAAATGTCACATTGCTAAGATTAATTAAGACAGCGCTAAAACAACTtctaatgagatttaaaaaagcaGGCTCTGTCGTGTATGGAAGAACTGCTTTCCTTCGGTCTGCAGGGTAAAAATGTCACAGCTGTGTGTGCAGAATGAGTTAGCTGGACAGGAGATTCCAAGAGCTCTCAGCATCTGTAGCCAGGAGTCTTGACAGACACTGCAACTCAGCAAGTTATTCCAGACAGACAGACCCCTCCACTGACATTAAACATCACTGAAATCTAGGGTGCAGTTGGCAGCCCAGGCAAAATTTCCCATTGGGACTAAAATTTGCAAACCAAGAGCCAAATCTTACCCTCAGCTGTACAAAGTGGCtgaaactgaagtcagtggaaggaaTAGTGACCTCAACTGACTCTCAATGAAGTCGGTGCAAATGCTCTCACTCAGGTCAATGGGAATTGATCCCCAAAACTGTTAAACAAACACCAACTGTACCGGCCTACTTGTAGTGGTGGTTATAGGCATACAGGCATGTTGTGCAGCAGCTGAGGGGGAAACATGTAGGGAGAAACACCAGGCAGTTATAAAGGAAAAATCTTAAGGATGCCAGGACACatcaacaggagctgtgtttgtgtgCAGAGGGATTGCAGAACTCGGCCCTAAGGCAGCTATTTAAAATATAACGATGACTGTACGCTGGGGGGAAAACCCTTACTGACAAGTGCGTCTTCCCTGAACTTCAGAGAAGTCTACATCTGGCTGAAGTGCAGACACGGGGCTGTCTCTGCTACTTACCGGTTAGCATCAAGAGGAATGGTCCCTGTTATTGTGAGAGATCTTGATGGATAAAGTCCTCCAAAAATCGAAGTGTGGTATGGCACAGGCTAGTGAAAGATACAGGAAAACAGGCTTAAAAAAAATATCACTCAGAACATATTTGCTTCCTTTTTATTTTCACCCACCAGTGGGCGTCTAATAAATGCACGTCAGTTAAAAACAAATGACAAAGGATGTCAGACAGATCCTTCAACAAAAGTGTCAGGATGTTTCAGATCCATTTAGAGGTTGATCCTATCGCCAGTAGGGAGCACGAGTAATCTTGCAATACATTAGGCATTTCCCTGCACTGTGGGGTAAGCAATACTGACTGTATCAAGCTTctgacactaagggtatgtctgtactgcagctgggagagcttCCCAGCACAGGTAGACAAACACACACCCCCTTCTGTTGGAACTagtgagctaaaaatagcagagtggcCGCGGCAGCATGTGAGGTTGCTCAGGCGATCTGAGTTCAAGCCTGCCTGACCCCCTGGGTACATACTGCTTGTGCTGCTGTGGCTACGCTGCTGTTATTAGCACACTAGCTCCAGCAGAGCCAGTGCGTATTTGTCCAACAGGTCTGGGAAGCAGGCTGGGACgcgtcctattcaacatattcataaatgatctggaaaaaggagtaaacagtgaggtggcaaaatttgcagatgatacaaaactactcaagatagttaaatcccaggcagaccgcgaagagctacaaaaggatctctcaaaactgggtgactgggcaacaaaatgccagatgaaattcaatgttgataaatgcaaagtaatgcatattggaaaacataatcccaactatacgtataaaatgatggggtctaaattagccgttaccactcaagaatgagatcttggagtcattgtggatagttctctgaaaatgcaCTCTGTggagcggcagtcaaaaaagcaaacagaatgttgggaatcattaagaaagggatagataataagatagaaaatatgatattgtctctatataaatccatggtacgcccacatcttgaatactgcgtgcagatgtggtcgccccatctcaaaaaagatatattggaattggaaaaggttcagaaaagggcaacaaaatgtattaggggtatggaactgctgccgtatgaggagagattaataagatcgggagttttcagcttggaaaagagacgactaagggggggatatgatagaggtctataaaatcatgactggtgtggagaaagtaaataaggaagtgttatttactccttctcataacacaggaagtaagggtcaccaaatgaaatgaataggcagcaggtttaaaacaaacaaaaggaagtatttttttcacataacgcacagtcagtctgtggaactccttgccagaggatgttgtgaagaccaagactataatatggttaaaaaaaactagctaagttcatggaggacaggtccatcaatggctattagccaggatggacagggatggtgttcctagtctctgtttgccagaagctgggaatgggggcaacaggatggatcacttgatgattacctgttctgttcattccctctggggcacctggcattggccactgtcagtagacaggatattaggctagatggacctttgatctgacccagtatggccattcttatgagctATCAGAGTTCAAGCCTGCCCGACCCCCTGGGTACATATTGCTTGTGCTGCTGTGGCTACGCTGCTATTAGCATGGGGAGACAAACAAACTGTAGTTCTGTTTGAGCTagtgagctaaaaatagcagtgtggacacggCAGCATGCGAGGTTGCTCAGGCGAGCTGAGTTCAAGCCTACCCGACCCCTGGGTACATACTGCTTGTGCTGCTGTGGCTACGCTGCTGTTAGCAcattagctcaagcagagctagcgtgTAGTTGTCCAATAGGGCTGGTAAGCAGGCTAACAGGTGCAGTGGTGACATaccctaagggccagatcctctgctggtgtaaatcagcatagtttcaTATCAGTCAATAGACCTACACTGATTTTCATCAGCTGAGACTCTTGTGCAGAAAAGAGGATGACTTTAGGAGCTGTGTATCTGAAAAAGCCTGAGACTCACTCGTAATGAAATTATGCACCCCCTGTGTTATTGCTTTTCATGAGACATTCACTTAGTGAAGGGCCCAAACCATAACATCACATCTGAACACCCATGAACTCCAGCAGAGTGTAGCCAGTCCTCCTTTCGCTGTAAGGACCAAACaaaaaccccagatccaaataAGCCATAATCCTGGCAACACTTGGATCTGGATATGAATGGTCCATCTTGGGCTCCACCCTCCATAGAACAGGTGCAGCAGGGAGTGCTTGTCCAAGCTTCCCTACATCATTAACATGCTCTAAGCTGAATCTGCAGGGAGCACCTTGGGGGATGggaggtgtgtgtgagagagaaaacccAGTGGGCGTTATTCTTTCCCAATGTAACAATTCAGAGAAGTCACTCCTCCTGACAGTCTTTCGGCTCTTTGAAATCACATTCTCCGCCAGAATTCTCTCTCATCTGATTTTTCAGCACTTCAGATTTAAAAGGTACCCACCTCCCCAGTGACACCAACCAGAAAATAATGTTATAAAGACTTACATAAGTCTGCAGCTGGTATGGTCCAGGTGGAAAAGCAGCATTTGACCACAAacagaaaggaaaggagaaaagatgTCACACATCTGAACAGGCAGCTGTGATAAGCAGGCAGAGCTAAAACAAAAGTGTGTTTACCAATTCCATAAGAGCCACACTTCCAATTGTTAAGGGTAACCCACTCGCTCTTTTAACTGTGCCTTACTTGTGTGTATTGATTTTAAAAGTCTGTAAACCACACCAGGGTCTTTaaagtgggagagggaggaggttcCAATGACAATTTTGAAAGCGAATAGAGCAAGCTCCCTTTTAGACATTTGGTTAATAAAAGCTTTCTGTCTGTGCTGCCTAATGTAGAGCCACCGAGACAAATTCTGTTCCTAGTGACATCCACGGAACCTCACGGACTTCTGAGAGCAGAGTGTTCAGAAGCGACACACAACAAAGAAAAGGGCCCAATCCTTCTTGGATGGGATTCTCAAAAGCACCAAACACTGGCCTAATTCTACTCTCCTTGGCAGCAATGGAGGTTGAGGgtcctcagcacctcacaggattggacCCCAAGACAATCATTTCACATTAGTATCCATCCAAAATCACCGGGCTGGAGTCGTAATATCGCGCACACATGAATAAGAAGGGTACAAAAGTTGGCTGGTCTAGTTCTTCCTAAGCTTGCCTGAGCAGACCTGGAATACTGGGTTGAGACATGTTCCGTTCTCAGTGACATTGATGTAATAAAATCCAGACTAACGCTATGTAAGCAAATTGAATTATTTTCTTCTTACATGATGTAAAAGAGAACTCTATTTAGCCCACTGAATCAAGCAGAAAATTTTCCCTATAATTAATACAAATGGATTCAGCATCagtatgggcttgtctacactactggctgGATTGacaggcagcgatcaatccagcgggggtcgatttattgtgtctagtataAATTCAATAAATTGACCACTGATCACTCTAGCGTCGACTCCAGTACGCCACTTCAACGAGAAGCGCAAGAGGAatcgacgggagagcgtctcccgttgACTCACTGCAGTGGAGAtactgcggtaagtagatctaagtacattgacttcagctacgttattcacatagacCAGCTCTGTGTGTTGGTCCAGGAGCGAACTGTGTATCAGGAAAGCTGCATTGGTCTGAAAAGCGAAAGACAATCTTGGTACTTAACAAATAAAAGATTAGGCACTAGGAGGCACTAGCAACACAGAATGCAAGTGAatcaaagggctggtctacactgggggggggggatcgatctaagatacgcaacttcagctacatgaatagcgtagctgaagtcgaagtaccttagatcgaattacctaccgttctcacggcgcaggatcgacgtccgcggctccccatgtcgactccgctaccgccgttcgcgttggtggagttccggagtcaacaggagcgcattcggggatcgatatatcgcatctagatgagacgcgatatatcgatccctgagaaatcgggggtagtgaagacgtaccctttgtGAATGTACAAATTAACCCTGAAAACGTCATGAAGAAAGCCCAGAGAGtgatatttttctctcttttcacaTACTGccattattttttctctcttttcacaTACTGCCATTATTATCTTTGCATGCTCTGATAATATGTTTCTTTCTGATAAAATTGCTCAGAATCCTGTGGCTACTGAACAATTCTTGCTtcagattttttggggggagaagaaatAAATATAGCTTGTCAGATCTGCTCTGTTTTCCAACTTTGGTTCATACAAGCCAACAAAAGGAACGAAGTGCAAAAAGAAAGTTAAACACTTACGATCCCAGCTGCTCTAGGACACCAAGCACCCAGGgactaaattaaaaaaagaaaaaattagtCCAATGGCAAAATCAGCTGACAGAAGTATTGTGGTCTAGTGATTCCAGCACCCATCTGGGAGTCAGGGAATCTGGGTACACACTCTTCCACGAACTTACTACGCAAGCTTGGGCAAAtgtcaaagggccagattctgccaccttgaCTCACAGTGAGAAATAGCTTATTCCATGAGTACTGGGAAGTGGAAGTAGGTGTGGCATAAGGTACGGTGCTCCCCAGCGTGAGTAAATATGGCCCTCATCTGGCCCAAATTCAAGAAAGCAACCCTGTTTAGGAAGGatgcttaagcatatgcttatatCCCATTGAAGTAAAAGTGACACATGTGCTTAAGAGCTTTGTTGTATTGGGGCTTCTGTTTGTGATTCAATTTCCCCACGTTATAAACAAAAACAATACTTATTGCCTTCTCATCAGGCCATGTTACCATTAAAGGTAAAGATGCAGAAACAGCTACGTTTCCTGCTGTACTGTGAACTGGACAGATTGTTAGGATAAGATATGTTAGACATATTTAGACGCTCTAAGCAACAGATTTCCACACTAGTGATGATGCACCCTCCCAGAGGACATACTGGAACTGTATTCTCAATCCTGCTCTTCTTCCCCTAAATCTTTCTGTTTAAATTgatgattctttttttaaaaattgtattttataCATATATGGTCATGAATTTTCCAGCAGTTATTATTCCAAATTAATGGTGACAGCACTGGTAGCAGACAGGCATGGGGGTAAATACCATGAGAGTTTCCTCAGTATTCCTGTGATAGTTCTTTTAATTCACTGCTAGAATCTTCAGTGTGTGTCAAATAATGAGCTAGTTCTGTTAGGTAGCCCCAGTGTTCACTAGGACTAGATTGCAGAATCAAAATTATTTCAACCATGACTTAAAAAACTATATTTGAACCAGATCCTGCCCTCTTTCCCTGAATCCTCAGATGAATTCCTTGCCCAATGCATCAAAAGTAAACCAGGATCTGCAATGGAGAATCAGTGGGGAAAGAGATTAAAGACCATGAGCCAAGGGCAGCCCTGGAGTATGGTAAATTTAGCATCCATTAAAGTTCATGGGAATTACACCCAGTTATTGTGGTACTTAATTCAGCCCAATGTCTAATTCACCAGATAAAGCAGTGAGAAGACTCTGCCCCTTTCCTTTTGCTCAAACATCAGTGGGGGAAATCTATACACAACAGTAGGATTATTGCAAAGAAACGGGAATCATAAAAATGGGAAAACAATGAGGGGCTTTAGTTTTTCAGTTAGGTTACAAATTAAGAATGCTCAAACGCACCTGTAATATTTGATTCAATAAGAAAATCGCTGTATATTAAATACTAACTATTCCAGATATCTTTGTGAAAGATTAAATATATGTCATATACTAGATTATGAAATATTTATGTCATTGTGCACTGTTATATTTTGCTCTGGGCATCGAAAATCTTATTATAAAAGCAGGTTCCTTAATTACTAGAATCTAGAGGGGGCTTTTTTATTCTCTGAAGTCATTTATATCCCTCCCCGCTTCTCCCAGAAAAGGGTAAACACTTCAGATATTCTACAAATCAAATAATCTGGACAATTCTCCCAGAGATACCATTAGTTGTAAGTACAACTCTGCAAGAAACTGATATTACACGTAACACTTCATACTTCTCTAGGGAATTGCACAGATCCAAGGATCTCACAGTACTTTAGGAACATTCActaattaagcttcacaacacaGTCCTCAGATTACTTCAGCCAGTACTCAATTACCAGCACACCTATGGCTGCAGGTTATCTGAGCACCGCCACACTGTAAAACGCCAGAGGATACCTAGAAAGTATATTGTGTCCAACTGAAAGTACAGAGAGAATTCCCGCAGGAAGAATTAATTTACCTATATTGGAATCTGGAGAGGAAACGGATAAAAGTGAGGTGGCACCGGCCCATACCCAGccccgtggcagcgctttaatgtccctgccccttttgcctcccgtGTCGGGGGCCCTGCCGGTAGGGTCCGTACCGGCAGGGCTGCCgacggtgggggtggggagggcgggggggaaggggcagcaatgttaaagcgctgccacggctgcactttaagggcttggctacacttgagagttgcagcgctgggagttgcagcgctggtcgtccagctgtgcagggaaagcgctggtgtgtggtcacactcacagctaccagcgctgcagtgtggccacatttgcagcatttgcagtgctgttgggagtgatgcattatgggcagctatcccagcgttcaagtggcagcaacgtgcttttcaaaagagcggggtggggtggagtgtgacagggagcgggggagagagagagaggggagttttggagccaacactgtgtatcagctccctgccttgcaaaatcagaaaattttcccaaccccttactcttaactgcaaacagcctgcagaccagataagcagctgctccaacggactccctttctcccccctgcccccgctgtttctctcctcaagcaaacactcatccccctgcctgcctcattcacagcaaggtagtgggttatctcatttgattgttcacagtcagttacagattgatcacagcaaacaggagctgtgtttgttttttagataagcagctcccggagccccgagttcacaacaaaacaaagagaggcagcataacaaaacaaagagagtaatttagttaaaagcattctgggatatctcctaataccctggaggccaataacagtgctggtgtgtggccacacctgacgagcagcgctgcatcaccagcgctgcactcgttataccccaagcagaccaggtgtacagccagcgctgcagccagggagttgcagcgctggatgtgccttgcaggtgtggacagttactaagttgcagcgctggaaagcctccaccagcgctgcaactctcaagtgtagccaagccctaaggatGGTCCTTTGCTGCGGCAGCATTTTAAGGATCCtcaaagcgctcccgcggcaaAGGACCGTcctcaaagcgctaccgcggcagcgctttaacattg
The Mauremys mutica isolate MM-2020 ecotype Southern chromosome 19, ASM2049712v1, whole genome shotgun sequence genome window above contains:
- the LOC123353080 gene encoding galectin-9-like isoform X3; the encoded protein is MVIISGTVLPACDRFQIDFQCGSCPYPQDDIIFHFNPRFEEGGYVVCNTFEKNNWGREEKKYAMPFFKSHPFEIRVFVKCDSFLVAVNGNPFVQYNHRIPFSRGNYIRVSGGVDVAIISFQDNVSLGAWCPRAAGILQTYPVPYHTSIFGGLYPSRSLTITGTIPLDANRFHVDLKWGEHVAFHLNPRFSEKTIVRNSQLHQSWGPEERGLPGGMPLLPGQSFTIWILCEAHCFTVSVNGQHQFAYNHRVPNLQQIDRLEIEGDVILTCVQV